A DNA window from Agarivorans sp. TSD2052 contains the following coding sequences:
- the gltB gene encoding glutamate synthase large subunit, giving the protein MTNITQHNKSLYRPEFEHDSCGIGFVAHLKGRKSHDVIENALTMLTCMEHRGGTGCDVDSGDGAGILIQLPHEFFNEEATKLGFSLPKPGEYGVGMVYFPADEAIRRECREILKRNIEKLGLSLLGYRVVPKDNSSLGQASLDNEPQIEQVFIGRPADLDQQIFERKLFVLRKYTLHIADATVAGVSEDFYMASMSSRTIVYKGQLTTAQVRKYYLDLQDPRVVSAIAMFHSRFSTNTFPAWRLAQPFRYIAHNGEINTVKGNVNWMRARESLLASVNFSKEELDMINPVCDISRSDSANLDMCVELLVLSGRPLEQVMMMVVPEAWQTQDDMDPVKRAFYEYYSCMMEPWDGPASISFTNGKVIGATLDRNGLRPSRYLVTDDGLVVMGSETGALVVDQSKVVQKGRLQPGKIFIADLEQGRIIADDEVKHTVCSSQPYGKWVEENKIVLDDLPLPQGYDRFATQHSLEKRQKAFGYSLEDINAILKPMVGTSKEPLGAMGTDTPLAILSDKNPHLSHYFKQLFAQVTNPPIDPIREEMVMSLRTYVGADLNLLEETPLHCRKVEIKQPVLSNEQLAKLRSIDHNHFQAATIHTTFHASGAENDLEKALERICRHAKDAVDDGFSILILSDRKVDSDHAAVPSVLATAAVHHYLIREGIRAHADLIVESGDIRETHHLATVLGYGAAAVNPYLAIETLLDMRDQAIIDSGMSNDDVISRYTNAVNSGLLKIFSKMGISTLQSYQGAQIFEALGINSDVVKKYFTGTVTRIEGLSLDGIATEALNRHREGFPADDNPFSDLILKTGGDYAWRKDGERHLFNPTTIRLLQNASSTNDYKVFKEYAANVDNQAKEAFTLRGLLKFKTDRPSVPLDEVESAENILKRFATGAMSFGSISWEAHTTLAIAMNRIGGKSNSGEGGEDPIRFKPMENGDSMISKIKQVASGRFGVTSHYLANAEELQIKMAQGAKPGEGGQLPGDKVDAWIGKTRGSTPGVGLISPPPHHDIYSIEDLAQLIYDLKNANRDARINVKLVSEAGVGTIASGVCKGYADVVLIAGYDGGTGASPLSSIKHAGLPWELGLAETHQTLIQNKLRSRITVQADGQLKTPRDLAVATLLGAEEWGVATAALVVEGCTMMRKCHLNTCPVGIATQDRRLRERYAGQVDHVVNFFQMMVEGLREIMAELGFRTINEMVGQSQCLTPRTDVDHWKYKGVDLSPILYKADDSGNETLYCSQEQKHLIHDIVDRQLIKDAAPALESGEAVSLSSDIINTNRSVGTMLSNEISKRYGAEGLPEDTIKVKFSGSAGQSFGTFAAKGIKFELEGDANDYFGKGLSGAKLVVYPDANAPFEARKNIIVGNVAFFGGTSGEAYIRGIAGERFCVRNSGVTAIVEGVGDHGCEYMTGGKAVILGETGRNFAAGMSGGVAYVLDRSKQFASRCNMEMVRLGGIEDAAEAAELKALIENHLAHTGSDVAKELLEDWDNALSLFVRVMPTDYERMQNYMKEAKATGEFESDYDVAVAAFDMHLDSVAQAKKAKAEQAKQKAEAV; this is encoded by the coding sequence ATGACAAACATAACTCAACACAATAAGAGCCTGTATAGGCCAGAATTCGAACACGATAGCTGTGGTATCGGATTTGTTGCCCATTTAAAAGGGCGTAAAAGTCATGATGTGATCGAAAACGCATTGACTATGCTTACTTGCATGGAGCACCGTGGCGGTACTGGTTGTGACGTCGATAGCGGCGACGGCGCAGGTATTCTCATTCAGCTTCCTCACGAGTTTTTTAACGAAGAAGCCACTAAACTGGGTTTCAGCTTACCTAAACCCGGTGAGTACGGCGTGGGCATGGTTTACTTCCCAGCCGATGAAGCGATTCGTCGTGAATGTCGTGAAATTCTCAAACGTAATATTGAGAAACTAGGCTTAAGTTTATTAGGCTACCGAGTTGTTCCAAAAGATAACTCTAGCTTGGGTCAGGCCTCATTAGATAATGAACCGCAAATTGAACAAGTGTTCATTGGGCGCCCGGCCGATCTAGACCAGCAAATATTCGAACGTAAACTGTTTGTATTACGCAAATACACACTGCACATTGCTGACGCAACCGTTGCGGGTGTCAGTGAAGACTTCTACATGGCGTCTATGTCTTCACGTACCATCGTTTATAAAGGGCAGTTAACCACCGCTCAGGTACGTAAATATTACTTAGATTTACAAGACCCGCGTGTGGTTTCGGCTATTGCCATGTTCCACTCTCGTTTCTCTACTAATACCTTCCCTGCTTGGCGTTTAGCCCAGCCTTTCCGTTACATTGCCCACAATGGTGAAATTAACACTGTTAAAGGGAATGTAAACTGGATGCGAGCGCGCGAATCATTGCTTGCAAGTGTTAACTTCAGTAAAGAAGAACTGGATATGATTAATCCAGTTTGTGATATCTCACGATCAGATTCAGCTAACCTAGATATGTGTGTTGAATTGCTTGTACTTAGCGGCCGTCCGTTAGAACAAGTGATGATGATGGTGGTGCCAGAAGCATGGCAAACTCAAGATGACATGGACCCAGTGAAACGTGCCTTCTACGAGTACTACTCTTGCATGATGGAACCTTGGGATGGTCCTGCTTCAATTTCATTTACTAATGGTAAAGTCATTGGCGCAACATTAGACCGTAACGGCTTACGTCCTTCTCGCTACTTAGTGACAGACGATGGCTTGGTTGTCATGGGCTCAGAAACTGGCGCATTGGTTGTAGACCAATCTAAAGTGGTACAAAAAGGCCGTTTACAGCCGGGTAAAATCTTCATTGCAGATTTAGAGCAAGGTCGAATCATCGCTGATGACGAAGTAAAACACACTGTGTGTTCTAGCCAGCCTTATGGCAAGTGGGTAGAAGAAAACAAGATTGTTTTAGATGATTTGCCGTTACCACAAGGCTACGATCGTTTTGCTACTCAGCATAGCCTAGAGAAGCGTCAAAAAGCCTTTGGTTATAGCCTAGAAGATATCAACGCAATATTGAAACCAATGGTGGGTACGTCTAAAGAACCTTTAGGTGCAATGGGTACAGATACGCCTTTGGCGATTTTATCTGACAAAAACCCACACCTATCGCATTACTTTAAGCAGTTGTTTGCTCAGGTAACTAATCCGCCAATTGACCCTATTCGTGAAGAAATGGTGATGTCTTTACGTACTTACGTAGGCGCTGATTTAAACTTACTTGAAGAAACTCCGCTGCATTGCCGCAAGGTAGAAATCAAGCAACCAGTGTTATCTAACGAGCAGTTAGCTAAGCTACGTAGCATTGACCATAACCACTTCCAAGCGGCAACTATTCATACAACTTTCCACGCTTCTGGCGCAGAAAACGACCTTGAGAAAGCCTTAGAGCGTATTTGTCGTCATGCTAAAGATGCCGTAGACGATGGCTTCTCAATTCTTATTTTGAGTGACCGTAAAGTAGACAGCGACCACGCTGCCGTACCGTCGGTATTAGCCACAGCGGCTGTTCACCATTACTTAATTCGTGAAGGTATTCGTGCTCACGCTGACTTAATTGTTGAATCAGGTGATATACGTGAAACACATCACTTAGCGACGGTATTAGGCTACGGCGCTGCTGCAGTTAACCCGTACTTAGCCATTGAAACCTTGCTAGATATGCGTGACCAAGCAATTATTGATAGCGGCATGTCTAACGACGATGTTATTTCGCGTTACACTAATGCGGTAAATAGCGGCTTGTTAAAAATCTTCTCGAAGATGGGGATTTCTACCCTTCAGTCGTACCAAGGCGCGCAAATTTTTGAAGCCTTAGGTATTAACTCTGACGTGGTTAAAAAATACTTCACTGGTACGGTAACCCGTATTGAAGGCTTAAGCTTAGATGGTATTGCTACCGAAGCTTTAAACCGTCACCGCGAAGGTTTCCCAGCTGACGATAATCCGTTCAGCGACCTGATCCTTAAAACCGGTGGTGACTACGCTTGGCGCAAAGACGGCGAACGTCACTTATTTAACCCAACGACTATTCGCTTGTTACAAAATGCTTCGTCGACTAACGACTATAAAGTATTTAAAGAATATGCGGCCAATGTAGATAACCAAGCTAAAGAAGCCTTCACTTTACGTGGCTTATTGAAGTTTAAAACTGATCGCCCAAGTGTGCCGCTAGACGAAGTAGAGTCAGCTGAGAATATCCTTAAGCGTTTTGCTACAGGTGCAATGAGCTTCGGTTCTATTTCTTGGGAAGCGCACACCACGCTAGCTATTGCGATGAACCGCATTGGTGGTAAGAGTAACTCAGGTGAGGGCGGTGAAGACCCCATTCGCTTCAAGCCAATGGAAAACGGCGACTCGATGATCTCTAAGATCAAGCAGGTTGCTTCTGGTCGCTTTGGTGTGACCAGCCATTATTTGGCTAACGCTGAAGAGCTTCAAATTAAAATGGCTCAAGGTGCCAAGCCTGGCGAAGGCGGTCAATTACCGGGTGATAAAGTCGATGCATGGATTGGTAAAACACGTGGTTCAACACCGGGTGTTGGTCTAATTTCACCACCGCCTCACCACGACATTTACTCGATCGAAGATTTAGCTCAGCTAATCTACGATTTGAAAAATGCTAACCGCGACGCACGTATTAACGTTAAGTTAGTATCAGAAGCGGGCGTAGGTACGATTGCTTCTGGTGTATGTAAAGGTTATGCCGACGTAGTGCTTATTGCTGGCTACGATGGTGGTACGGGTGCATCTCCACTTAGCTCAATTAAACATGCGGGTCTGCCGTGGGAGCTTGGTCTAGCCGAGACTCACCAAACGCTGATTCAAAATAAACTACGTAGCCGTATTACGGTACAAGCCGATGGCCAACTCAAAACACCACGCGATTTGGCTGTAGCGACGTTACTTGGTGCCGAAGAGTGGGGCGTAGCAACCGCAGCGCTGGTGGTTGAAGGTTGTACCATGATGCGTAAGTGTCACTTGAACACTTGTCCGGTGGGTATTGCTACGCAAGACCGTCGTTTGCGTGAGCGTTACGCTGGTCAAGTTGACCACGTTGTTAACTTCTTCCAGATGATGGTTGAAGGCTTACGTGAGATTATGGCTGAACTTGGTTTCCGCACCATCAATGAGATGGTTGGTCAAAGTCAATGCTTAACACCGCGTACAGACGTTGATCATTGGAAATATAAAGGCGTAGATTTATCGCCAATCTTGTATAAAGCCGATGATAGCGGTAACGAAACACTTTACTGTAGCCAAGAGCAAAAACACTTAATTCACGACATTGTTGACCGTCAGTTAATTAAAGATGCAGCTCCAGCACTAGAGTCTGGTGAAGCGGTATCGTTAAGTTCTGACATTATCAATACTAACCGTAGTGTTGGTACCATGTTGTCGAATGAGATTTCTAAGCGTTATGGTGCAGAAGGTCTGCCAGAAGATACGATTAAGGTTAAATTTAGCGGTAGTGCTGGCCAAAGCTTTGGTACGTTTGCTGCCAAGGGCATCAAGTTTGAACTTGAAGGCGATGCCAATGACTACTTCGGTAAAGGTTTATCTGGCGCCAAGTTAGTGGTTTATCCTGATGCGAATGCCCCATTTGAAGCACGTAAGAACATCATTGTAGGTAACGTTGCCTTCTTTGGTGGTACTTCTGGTGAAGCTTACATCCGTGGTATTGCAGGCGAGCGCTTCTGTGTGCGTAACTCTGGTGTAACCGCTATCGTTGAGGGTGTTGGTGACCACGGTTGTGAATACATGACTGGTGGTAAAGCGGTTATTCTTGGTGAAACAGGCCGTAACTTCGCCGCAGGTATGTCTGGTGGTGTTGCTTACGTACTTGATCGCAGCAAGCAGTTTGCTTCTCGTTGTAACATGGAAATGGTTAGGTTAGGTGGCATTGAAGATGCTGCTGAAGCTGCCGAGTTGAAAGCCCTAATTGAAAATCACTTAGCGCATACTGGTTCAGATGTCGCTAAAGAGTTGCTAGAAGATTGGGACAATGCCTTAAGCTTGTTTGTTCGTGTAATGCCTACCGATTACGAACGTATGCAAAATTACATGAAAGAGGCGAAAGCGACAGGTGAATTCGAGTCGGATTATGACGTTGCAGTAGCAGCATTCGATATGCACCTTGATAGCGTCGCGCAAGCGAAAAAAGCCAAGGCTGAGCAAGCCAAACAAAAAGCTGAAGCGGTTTAG
- a CDS encoding manganese-dependent inorganic pyrophosphatase codes for MLVLGHTNPDCDSIAGAISLAELLTKQGTPATAIAQGEPNPEAQFLLNKIGFEAPEIRTEIAGEDVWLIDYSDWGQAPKDAKKANIRGIVDHHKLGDITTAEPVECWIRPVGCSCTIVYSMYQASNIIPSKEAATLMLGAILSDTVKFNSPTFTPIDRTAAEALAELAGVADIDAFADEQFAAKSDVASVPAEELVLRDQKVYEINGKQFAIAQLELTSVTPVLARLDELETALVALKQANNYHTALVVLTDITTLNSTGLICSDEAALVASTLGGTMEGSVIDLPGVVSRKKQIMPPLQRQFDVV; via the coding sequence ATGTTAGTACTAGGACACACTAATCCAGACTGCGATAGTATCGCTGGCGCGATATCTTTAGCAGAGTTATTAACCAAGCAAGGCACGCCTGCTACCGCGATTGCGCAAGGTGAACCGAACCCAGAAGCTCAATTTCTGTTAAATAAGATTGGCTTTGAAGCACCAGAAATCCGCACTGAAATTGCTGGTGAAGATGTCTGGCTTATTGATTACTCTGATTGGGGCCAAGCGCCGAAAGACGCTAAGAAAGCCAACATTCGCGGTATTGTTGATCACCATAAACTGGGGGATATAACCACGGCTGAGCCGGTTGAGTGTTGGATCCGCCCTGTTGGGTGTAGCTGTACTATTGTTTACAGCATGTACCAAGCATCGAACATCATCCCAAGTAAAGAAGCTGCTACCTTAATGCTAGGTGCTATCTTAAGTGATACGGTTAAGTTTAATTCACCCACCTTTACACCGATTGACCGCACCGCTGCTGAAGCATTAGCTGAATTAGCCGGTGTTGCTGACATTGACGCTTTTGCCGATGAGCAGTTTGCTGCCAAATCAGATGTAGCGTCAGTGCCTGCTGAAGAATTAGTACTTAGAGACCAAAAAGTTTACGAGATCAATGGTAAGCAGTTTGCTATCGCTCAATTAGAGTTAACCTCAGTGACACCTGTTCTTGCTCGTTTAGACGAGTTAGAAACCGCTTTAGTGGCTCTTAAACAAGCCAACAACTACCATACTGCGTTAGTTGTACTCACTGATATCACTACTTTAAATTCAACCGGTTTAATTTGTAGTGACGAAGCGGCCTTAGTGGCCTCTACGTTAGGTGGCACCATGGAAGGTTCTGTCATTGACCTGCCAGGTGTTGTTAGCCGTAAAAAGCAAATAATGCCGCCGTTACAACGACAGTTTGACGTGGTTTAA